One bacterium genomic window carries:
- a CDS encoding universal stress protein — protein sequence MQKFVAGGGGLVTSVVLDGPPPQTVAEFARISNADLVVAASRGAGDSNIVLLGSNAEALMGNVPCDVAIARVPGRFYRP from the coding sequence TTGCAGAAGTTCGTGGCCGGCGGGGGTGGCCTGGTCACGTCGGTGGTCCTGGACGGGCCGCCGCCCCAGACCGTCGCCGAGTTCGCCCGGATCAGCAATGCCGATCTGGTGGTGGCGGCCAGCCGGGGCGCCGGAGACTCCAACATAGTCCTCCTGGGGAGCAACGCCGAAGCGCTCATGGGGAACGTCCCTTGCGATGTGGCTATAGCCCGGGTGCCCGGCCGGTTCTACCGTCCCTAG